One window from the genome of Pseudanabaena yagii GIHE-NHR1 encodes:
- a CDS encoding tetratricopeptide repeat protein, translating into MITASTAIAANPKANSSRINQISQADQRAADEYRQLGLSYRNQERFDDAIAALQQSVKLDPQNIDGRIILGWTQHLAKKYDAAATSLWEAIYRSPTSLQAFNAIGIVYLVRGDLPQSVVLHSWAALLKTDNEIAHYNLSLAYQRLKQYDLAIAYAQKAIELEPSNPHPFVALAIAQWTSGDQTGAKKTFRDAIGVDARYRSSDFLNFLNEAGFSNEQIQIAKQVLAS; encoded by the coding sequence TTGATAACAGCATCAACGGCGATCGCTGCGAATCCGAAAGCAAATTCATCACGAATTAACCAGATCTCTCAAGCCGATCAACGGGCAGCCGATGAATATCGTCAACTAGGGCTTTCCTATCGGAATCAAGAACGTTTTGATGATGCGATCGCCGCTTTACAGCAATCTGTCAAACTCGATCCCCAAAATATTGATGGGCGCATTATTCTTGGCTGGACACAACATCTCGCGAAAAAGTATGATGCCGCCGCCACATCACTCTGGGAAGCAATTTACCGATCGCCCACATCTCTACAGGCTTTTAATGCGATCGGCATTGTCTATCTCGTGCGGGGTGATCTACCCCAGTCGGTGGTTTTACATAGTTGGGCAGCACTTCTCAAAACTGACAACGAGATAGCTCACTACAATCTCAGCCTTGCTTATCAGCGTTTAAAACAATATGATCTCGCGATCGCCTATGCCCAAAAAGCGATCGAACTAGAACCTAGTAATCCGCATCCCTTTGTTGCCCTAGCGATCGCCCAATGGACATCTGGTGATCAGACTGGAGCCAAAAAAACATTTCGGGATGCGATCGGTGTGGATGCGCGATATCGTAGTTCCGACTTCTTAAATTTTCTCAACGAAGCAGGTTTTAGCAATGAGCAAATTCAAATTGC
- the ald gene encoding alanine dehydrogenase gives MKIGVPKEIKDLEFRVGLTPAGVGALTARSHQVFIETNAGLGSGFSDEEYIKAGAKIVATPQEVYAQEMVIKVKEPLLSEYDLLHPQLILFTYLHLAADRQLTEALIKSGATCIAYETVQLDNGQLPLLVPMSIIAGRLSVQFGAHYLTKQQGGSGVLLGGIPGVRSGHVVVLGGGVVGTEAARMAIGLGARVTILDVNLTRLGELESLFGSRVQLLYSNASNISESVISADLVIGAVLITGKRAPTLVKRELVRQMRSHSVIVDVAVDQGGCIETVRPTSHTQPIYEEEGVLHYGVPNMPGAVPWTATQALVNATLPYALALADFGLEALNCDRTLAKGVNIQNGKIIYPAVAEAFPDL, from the coding sequence GTGAAAATTGGCGTGCCAAAAGAAATTAAGGATCTTGAGTTTCGGGTGGGTCTAACACCTGCGGGGGTAGGAGCTTTAACTGCGCGATCGCATCAAGTTTTTATTGAGACGAATGCGGGGCTTGGTTCGGGATTTAGTGATGAGGAATATATCAAGGCAGGTGCAAAAATTGTGGCTACTCCCCAAGAGGTGTATGCCCAAGAAATGGTAATCAAGGTGAAGGAACCTTTGCTCAGTGAATATGACTTACTGCATCCGCAATTGATTTTATTTACCTATCTGCATCTCGCGGCCGATCGCCAATTAACGGAGGCTCTGATCAAGTCGGGGGCGACCTGTATTGCTTACGAAACTGTGCAGTTAGATAATGGTCAATTACCTTTGCTCGTACCTATGAGCATCATTGCAGGAAGGTTATCGGTGCAGTTTGGGGCGCATTACTTAACTAAACAACAGGGCGGTAGTGGCGTTTTACTAGGTGGTATTCCGGGGGTGCGCTCTGGTCATGTGGTGGTGCTAGGTGGTGGCGTAGTTGGGACTGAAGCTGCCAGAATGGCGATCGGGCTAGGTGCTAGGGTGACAATTTTAGATGTCAATTTAACTCGCCTTGGCGAACTCGAATCCCTATTTGGCTCAAGAGTACAACTGTTATATAGCAATGCCAGCAATATTTCTGAATCCGTGATTTCGGCGGATCTGGTGATCGGTGCTGTATTGATTACGGGCAAACGTGCGCCCACTTTGGTTAAGCGTGAATTAGTGCGTCAGATGCGATCTCATTCCGTCATAGTCGATGTGGCAGTTGATCAAGGTGGTTGTATTGAAACAGTGCGCCCAACTTCTCACACACAACCAATTTATGAAGAAGAAGGGGTTTTGCATTATGGTGTCCCGAATATGCCAGGGGCTGTACCTTGGACAGCGACCCAAGCTTTAGTTAATGCCACATTGCCCTATGCCTTAGCTTTAGCGGATTTTGGATTGGAAGCATTGAACTGCGATCGCACTTTGGCAAAAGGTGTCAATATTCAAAACGGTAAAATCATCTATCCTGCCGTAGCCGAAGCATTCCCCGATTTGTAG
- a CDS encoding MASE1 domain-containing protein has protein sequence MALIYYGIAEISRHIASTPQSVTPVWPPDGFASAAVLIFGYQILPGILIGSFLANIWAFFNADSWYMAIASVLQVVGIAIGTTLGTGFGNYLFRQIMKGRNLFRRLNDVYKFLLLIGLIAPMINATVGVVCLCLGGKVSWSGFGTVWLTWWISNVAGICIFTPAILSWYEFYLKHLNTIRDTKQFPFGDQTQSSRLNPWRIFEAITLIIIVVCLSLASFYEEYDLEYMLLPCLVWTVLRFGILGTTNLIVVITMIAVSGTVKGLGAFGNDSTHSLISLQSFIVVMVVTTLSLISILAEKQQAIASLQQSKIRLVNKSIQLESSKTSLNETALMLEKQNLALTEAKKAAEEANRTKTEFLSNMSHELRTPLNAILGLVQLLQESKNIDYQEKLDIQTIYQSGTHLLNLIDDILDISKIEAGKMELHLQDVYLLRLLQELVDIIRVQANQKNIEFIYLFSPRLPKIIHTDSKRLRQILLNLLSNAVKFTNKGHVIFRVYFPQVIGENITETSTNILINFEVEDSGIGISVDKLESIFLAFEQVGETHFKNQGTGLGLAISQRIAEMMGSKIIVSSQRGVGSVFRFSVKFQVPESNLSVKPNVSIISGKSVFEQNLSQRLPLKILVAEDNIVNQKVAHKILSRLGYEIDIVTNGLKVLDALNRHSYDLIFMDVQMPEMDGLEATKRIVNDHQRSHRPYIIAMTANAMDGDREICLDAGMDDYISKPVNVNLLVEALLRSQCSTHKA, from the coding sequence TTGGCACTTATTTACTATGGCATAGCGGAGATTTCCCGTCATATAGCCTCTACGCCACAGTCAGTCACACCCGTTTGGCCACCTGATGGCTTTGCTTCTGCTGCGGTTTTAATTTTTGGCTATCAGATTTTACCAGGGATCTTAATTGGCTCATTTCTTGCCAATATCTGGGCATTTTTTAATGCGGATAGTTGGTATATGGCGATCGCTTCAGTTCTTCAGGTAGTAGGAATTGCGATCGGGACAACGCTTGGTACTGGCTTTGGTAATTACTTGTTTCGACAAATCATGAAGGGGAGAAATCTATTTAGGCGTTTGAATGACGTTTATAAGTTTCTTCTTTTAATAGGTTTGATTGCACCCATGATCAACGCTACCGTTGGCGTAGTTTGTTTATGCTTAGGAGGCAAAGTTAGTTGGTCAGGTTTTGGTACAGTTTGGCTAACTTGGTGGATTTCTAATGTTGCAGGAATATGTATATTTACACCTGCAATTTTAAGCTGGTACGAATTCTATTTAAAACATCTCAATACTATTAGAGATACTAAGCAATTCCCCTTTGGCGATCAGACTCAAAGTTCACGATTAAATCCATGGCGAATTTTTGAGGCAATTACCTTAATTATTATTGTGGTTTGTCTTAGCTTAGCTTCATTTTATGAAGAATACGACTTGGAATATATGTTACTTCCTTGTCTAGTATGGACAGTGCTAAGATTTGGTATTTTGGGAACCACAAATTTAATTGTTGTGATTACTATGATTGCCGTTTCAGGGACTGTCAAGGGATTAGGTGCATTTGGTAATGATTCGACCCATTCATTGATTTCTTTGCAATCTTTTATTGTGGTAATGGTTGTCACGACTCTTAGTCTAATCTCGATATTAGCAGAGAAACAACAGGCGATCGCTAGCTTACAGCAATCAAAAATAAGACTAGTGAATAAATCGATTCAGCTTGAAAGTAGTAAGACAAGTTTGAATGAAACTGCTTTAATGTTAGAAAAACAAAATCTTGCATTAACAGAAGCTAAAAAAGCTGCCGAAGAAGCAAATCGGACGAAAACAGAATTTCTCTCGAATATGAGCCATGAATTGAGAACACCTCTCAATGCTATTTTGGGCTTAGTGCAACTATTACAAGAATCTAAAAATATTGACTATCAAGAGAAATTAGATATTCAAACAATTTATCAATCAGGGACACATCTACTTAATTTAATTGATGATATTCTCGACATCTCTAAGATCGAAGCTGGCAAGATGGAGCTACATCTGCAAGATGTTTATTTGCTCAGATTATTACAAGAATTAGTGGACATCATCCGAGTTCAAGCCAATCAAAAAAATATTGAATTTATTTACTTGTTTTCCCCTCGTTTACCGAAGATAATCCATACTGACAGTAAGAGATTAAGACAAATCCTCTTAAATTTACTTAGCAATGCCGTTAAATTTACAAATAAAGGCCATGTCATATTTCGCGTTTATTTTCCTCAAGTGATAGGAGAGAATATTACAGAAACGTCAACAAATATATTAATTAATTTTGAGGTTGAAGATTCGGGTATAGGTATTTCTGTAGATAAATTAGAATCTATATTTCTAGCCTTTGAGCAAGTTGGCGAAACCCATTTTAAGAATCAAGGTACTGGTTTGGGATTGGCAATTAGTCAAAGAATTGCAGAAATGATGGGTAGTAAAATCATTGTCAGCAGTCAACGTGGTGTTGGGAGTGTTTTTCGATTTAGTGTTAAGTTTCAAGTTCCTGAATCCAATTTATCTGTTAAACCAAATGTATCGATTATTAGTGGTAAATCAGTTTTTGAGCAAAACTTATCACAGAGGCTACCGTTAAAGATTCTAGTTGCTGAAGATAATATTGTTAACCAAAAAGTTGCCCATAAAATTTTGAGTAGATTGGGGTATGAAATTGATATTGTTACTAATGGTTTAAAGGTTTTAGATGCATTGAATCGTCACAGCTATGACTTGATTTTTATGGATGTGCAAATGCCTGAAATGGATGGGTTAGAAGCTACTAAGAGAATTGTGAATGATCACCAACGATCGCATCGTCCCTATATTATTGCGATGACAGCCAATGCTATGGATGGTGATCGCGAGATTTGTCTAGATGCGGGTATGGATGACTATATTAGCAAGCCCGTTAATGTAAATTTGCTGGTAGAGGCACTATTGCGATCGCAATGTAGCACACACAAGGCTTAG
- a CDS encoding LON peptidase substrate-binding domain-containing protein, with protein sequence MTSSSISVRELPLFPLPELVLFPGQSLPLHIFEYRYRMMINTVLESDRMFGVLMWDSETGKPANVGCVAQILQYHRLPDDRFKLLTIGQQRFRVLEYVRETPYRVGLVEWIEDEPSSDAPYLLATEVRELLNDVIRLSQKLTDQEIELPKIPRGPIELSYWVASNFQGASLEQQSLLETCDTAARLRREAEILSSTRSQLAARTVLKDTFKEI encoded by the coding sequence ATGACTTCATCATCGATTTCAGTTAGAGAATTGCCACTGTTCCCCTTACCTGAGTTGGTGTTATTTCCGGGACAGTCTCTGCCGCTTCACATTTTTGAGTATCGCTATCGCATGATGATCAACACTGTGTTGGAGAGCGATCGCATGTTTGGAGTACTCATGTGGGACTCGGAAACAGGTAAGCCCGCCAATGTTGGATGTGTCGCTCAGATTTTGCAATATCACCGTTTGCCAGACGATCGCTTTAAACTATTGACCATCGGACAACAACGGTTTCGAGTATTAGAGTATGTTCGCGAAACCCCCTATCGTGTGGGGCTAGTGGAATGGATTGAGGATGAGCCTAGTAGTGACGCACCATATTTACTAGCTACTGAAGTCCGTGAACTGCTCAATGATGTAATTCGTCTTTCTCAAAAGCTGACCGATCAGGAAATCGAATTACCCAAAATTCCCCGTGGTCCTATCGAATTGTCCTATTGGGTAGCGAGCAATTTTCAAGGGGCTAGTCTAGAACAACAATCATTACTAGAAACCTGTGATACTGCGGCGAGATTGCGGCGTGAAGCAGAAATATTATCTTCAACAAGAAGTCAATTAGCAGCTCGTACAGTTTTGAAGGATACTTTTAAGGAGATCTAA
- a CDS encoding diguanylate cyclase domain-containing protein, protein MRLTAQKVEVIVNIDGLTQIANHRCFTDRLEKEWLRLCREYKPITLILSLDKTIEIPD, encoded by the coding sequence TTGCGCCTGACAGCCCAAAAAGTGGAAGTGATTGTCAATATTGATGGGTTGACCCAAATTGCAAATCATCGATGCTTTACTGATCGCTTAGAGAAAGAATGGCTGAGACTATGCCGAGAGTATAAACCTATTACTTTGATTCTGAGCTTAGACAAAACTATCGAAATTCCTGATTAA
- a CDS encoding PH domain-containing protein has product MTKAPLHEERILFKGHPAVIGSVTRLMISVFTLGIGALWFWLKSINTQYLITSQRIVIETGIFSRAIETLEIYQIDDIHLEKPLNQRIMGSGNMLLITRDLSAPKILLERLPIDVRELYEQMRPCIQEARFRFRVRDEENPREFS; this is encoded by the coding sequence ATGACAAAAGCTCCTTTACACGAAGAACGCATTCTGTTTAAAGGTCATCCTGCTGTAATTGGTAGTGTGACTAGGTTAATGATTTCTGTGTTTACTTTAGGAATTGGAGCACTTTGGTTTTGGCTAAAATCGATTAATACTCAATATTTAATTACTTCCCAGCGAATTGTGATCGAAACTGGGATATTTTCTAGAGCGATCGAGACCTTAGAAATTTATCAAATTGATGATATTCATCTCGAAAAGCCATTAAATCAAAGGATTATGGGTAGTGGCAATATGCTCTTGATTACCCGCGATCTATCAGCTCCAAAGATATTATTAGAACGCTTACCCATAGATGTAAGGGAACTATACGAGCAGATGCGCCCATGCATTCAAGAAGCGAGATTTCGCTTTCGCGTTCGTGATGAAGAAAATCCTAGGGAGTTTAGCTAA
- a CDS encoding argininosuccinate synthase: MGRAKKVVLAYSGGVDTSVCIPYLKQEWGVEEVITLAADLGQGDELAPIKQKALDSGASVSLVRDVTKEFVTDYAFPAIKANALYENRYPLTTALARPLIAKILVEAAEEYGADAVAHGCTGKGNDQVRFDVSIAALNPDIKVLAPAREWGMSREETIAYGEKFGIPSPVKKSSPFSIDRNLLGRSIEAGPLEDAWNEPPEEIYDFTKAIADTPDEPTYTEIGFEKGLPVSLDGQALEPVELVTRLNAIAGGNGYGRIDMVENRLVGIKSREIYEAPAMLVLIHAHRDLESLALPSDLAQYKRGVEETYGKIIYNGLWYSPLKAALDAFIDKSQERVTGVVRVKFHKGNATIVGRKSVNSLYDEELATYTSADQFDHKAAEGFIYVWGLPIRVWAQKTR; encoded by the coding sequence ATGGGTCGGGCGAAAAAAGTCGTACTTGCGTATTCGGGCGGCGTTGATACATCTGTTTGCATTCCTTATCTCAAGCAAGAATGGGGTGTTGAAGAAGTCATTACCCTTGCAGCAGATCTAGGACAAGGCGATGAATTAGCACCGATTAAACAAAAGGCTCTAGATTCAGGAGCTTCGGTTTCTCTAGTTAGAGATGTTACTAAAGAATTTGTTACAGACTATGCCTTTCCTGCGATTAAAGCCAATGCGCTTTATGAAAATCGCTATCCTTTAACTACGGCTCTAGCACGTCCTCTCATTGCCAAGATTTTGGTTGAGGCAGCCGAAGAATATGGTGCAGATGCAGTAGCCCACGGCTGTACAGGTAAAGGTAATGACCAAGTGCGCTTTGATGTGTCGATCGCTGCACTTAACCCTGATATTAAGGTGTTAGCTCCTGCCCGTGAATGGGGGATGAGCCGCGAAGAAACAATCGCCTATGGTGAAAAGTTTGGAATTCCTTCCCCAGTAAAGAAATCTTCTCCTTTCAGTATTGATCGCAACTTGCTCGGACGCAGCATCGAAGCAGGTCCCCTTGAGGATGCTTGGAATGAGCCACCTGAAGAAATTTATGACTTCACCAAGGCGATCGCGGATACTCCCGACGAGCCAACCTATACCGAAATTGGCTTTGAGAAAGGTCTACCCGTATCGCTCGATGGTCAAGCCCTTGAGCCAGTGGAGTTAGTCACCCGACTCAATGCGATCGCTGGCGGTAATGGTTATGGACGCATCGACATGGTAGAAAATCGTCTCGTCGGGATCAAGTCTCGCGAGATCTATGAAGCACCTGCGATGTTGGTCTTAATCCATGCTCACCGCGACCTCGAAAGCCTCGCCCTTCCCTCTGACCTAGCTCAATACAAGCGTGGTGTCGAGGAAACCTATGGCAAGATCATTTACAACGGCTTGTGGTATAGCCCTCTCAAAGCTGCCCTTGATGCTTTTATTGATAAGAGCCAAGAGCGCGTGACAGGTGTGGTTCGCGTTAAATTCCATAAAGGTAACGCCACCATCGTTGGTCGTAAATCCGTTAATTCTCTCTACGACGAAGAGTTGGCAACCTATACTAGTGCTGACCAATTCGACCATAAAGCAGCCGAAGGCTTTATTTATGTTTGGGGTCTGCCAATCCGTGTATGGGCGCAGAAAACCAGATAA
- a CDS encoding DUF7219 family protein, translating to MSTATKVMFPRSRYYGKFTPENLMFNSNLQEFSHRVSIICALETGGKLSSQEAYTQIAELWQQLEKSKQNLAI from the coding sequence ATGTCTACCGCAACCAAAGTTATGTTTCCCCGTTCTCGTTACTACGGTAAATTTACACCCGAGAACTTAATGTTTAACTCCAATTTGCAAGAGTTTTCGCATCGGGTCAGTATTATTTGTGCCTTAGAAACGGGCGGTAAGCTTTCATCTCAAGAGGCTTATACGCAAATTGCAGAACTATGGCAGCAACTCGAAAAGTCTAAACAAAACCTCGCAATATAA
- a CDS encoding PP2C family protein-serine/threonine phosphatase: MTLFKPAIALMNRLKYPQKFFLISLLFVLPLALVMNLLLSEINSRIEFTQKEIYGNAYLRPLNQLWQHIPRRQLILQRQFYKDTQSFGQILHSQSQELIDLQNKIDQAFIKLTNVDRQLGKVVQTSDKLQDIKFAWISLRDSKEFASFRNHDALLEQLDRFRIHIVDFSNLILDPDLDTYYLMDASAVKLPEMQKLLHQIMQIEAEVIFKKEISNDNKEKLIACISLLNNYNNAIAANLERAFNNNPRQNLRNSLNIPLRNFVVSVSEFNAYTNELVRQENKFNFTDSFYRQEMESTLDDSFTLWQQVVDRLDELLTYRIQGFEQRKQFILIFIAVIFITIIYLFIGFYLAVMQTVNQLDIASKQMTNGGEILVNLNSKDELSMVVQSFNNVAIALRESEAKYRGIFENSVDGIFQTTVNGKYISVNPALAQIYGYDSVAQMLDEIVDIQTHLYVDSDRRHQFQQLMEVNDKITNFESQIYKRDRSTIWISENVRAIRDRQGNIIYYEGTVEDINQRKIAEIALEKANQQILALNNRLKHENMRMSSELEVTRKLQQMILPKEQELSLILGLDIAGFMEPAAEVGGDYYDVLQQHGRIKIGIGDVTGHGLESGVLMIMVQTAVRTLLQSEENDPVRFLDTLNRTIYGNVQRMSSDKNLTLSLIDYEHGKLTLSGQHEEIIVVRQNGNLERFDTIDLGFPIGLEEEISDFLAQKQIHLDLGDVMVLYTDGITEAENESRQLYGVDRLCEVVRQHVEESASSIRQAVIDDLRSHIGTQKIYDDITLLVLKQK, encoded by the coding sequence ATGACGCTATTTAAACCTGCGATCGCACTTATGAACCGTCTGAAATATCCCCAGAAATTTTTTCTGATTAGCTTGCTATTTGTTTTGCCGCTAGCACTAGTAATGAACTTACTACTATCGGAAATCAATAGCCGCATTGAATTTACTCAAAAAGAAATCTATGGCAATGCTTACCTCCGTCCTCTAAACCAACTCTGGCAGCATATCCCCCGCAGACAGTTAATTTTACAGCGCCAGTTCTATAAAGATACCCAAAGTTTCGGTCAAATATTACATTCCCAGTCACAGGAATTAATCGATTTACAAAATAAGATTGATCAAGCATTTATCAAGCTCACAAATGTTGATCGCCAATTAGGTAAGGTCGTCCAAACTAGCGATAAATTGCAAGATATCAAGTTTGCATGGATTAGTCTCAGAGATAGTAAAGAGTTTGCTTCTTTTCGGAATCATGATGCTCTCCTCGAACAACTCGATCGCTTCCGTATCCATATAGTTGACTTCTCCAATTTGATTCTCGATCCAGATCTTGATACTTACTATCTGATGGATGCGAGTGCTGTGAAGTTGCCAGAGATGCAAAAGCTCCTGCATCAAATTATGCAGATAGAGGCAGAAGTTATCTTTAAAAAAGAAATTAGCAATGATAATAAAGAGAAATTAATTGCTTGCATTAGCTTATTAAATAATTACAATAATGCGATCGCCGCAAATCTAGAGAGAGCTTTTAACAATAATCCGCGCCAAAATCTCCGTAACTCTCTCAATATTCCTCTGCGTAATTTTGTTGTTAGTGTTAGTGAATTCAACGCTTATACCAATGAGTTAGTAAGACAAGAAAATAAATTTAATTTTACAGATAGTTTCTATCGGCAAGAGATGGAAAGCACTCTAGATGATAGCTTTACACTCTGGCAACAGGTTGTTGATCGTCTCGATGAGCTATTGACTTATCGCATTCAAGGATTTGAGCAACGCAAACAATTTATCTTGATTTTTATAGCAGTGATTTTCATCACTATCATCTATTTATTTATCGGTTTTTACCTAGCAGTAATGCAAACTGTAAATCAGTTAGATATCGCATCTAAACAAATGACTAATGGGGGTGAAATCTTGGTCAATCTCAATAGTAAAGATGAATTGTCGATGGTAGTTCAATCATTTAATAATGTTGCGATCGCGCTGAGGGAATCTGAAGCTAAATATCGAGGTATTTTTGAAAACTCTGTCGATGGCATCTTTCAAACTACGGTCAATGGCAAATATATCAGTGTGAACCCCGCGCTGGCTCAGATTTATGGCTATGATTCGGTAGCACAAATGCTCGATGAAATAGTTGATATCCAAACACATCTTTATGTGGATAGCGATCGCCGCCATCAGTTTCAGCAACTCATGGAAGTAAATGACAAAATTACTAACTTTGAATCACAAATATATAAACGAGATCGCAGCACTATTTGGATCAGTGAAAATGTCCGAGCCATTCGCGATCGGCAAGGCAACATCATCTATTACGAAGGAACTGTTGAAGACATTAATCAACGCAAGATTGCAGAAATAGCCTTAGAGAAGGCTAATCAGCAAATTCTGGCGCTAAATAATCGCCTCAAGCATGAGAATATGCGGATGAGTAGTGAGCTAGAAGTCACGCGCAAACTCCAGCAGATGATCCTACCAAAAGAGCAGGAACTATCGTTAATCTTAGGTCTAGATATTGCTGGCTTTATGGAACCTGCTGCTGAGGTGGGTGGCGATTATTACGATGTACTGCAACAGCATGGACGCATCAAAATCGGCATCGGCGATGTTACTGGTCATGGGCTAGAAAGTGGTGTGCTAATGATCATGGTGCAGACAGCCGTAAGGACTTTATTGCAAAGCGAAGAAAATGATCCTGTTCGTTTTTTAGATACCCTTAACCGTACTATTTATGGCAATGTGCAGAGAATGTCATCGGACAAAAATTTAACTCTCTCTCTCATTGACTATGAACATGGCAAATTGACCTTAAGTGGCCAGCATGAAGAAATTATTGTGGTGCGTCAAAATGGAAATCTAGAACGCTTTGATACTATCGATCTGGGATTTCCCATTGGTCTAGAGGAAGAGATTTCTGATTTTCTAGCTCAAAAACAGATTCATTTAGATTTAGGCGATGTCATGGTGCTGTATACCGATGGGATTACGGAAGCAGAAAATGAATCTCGTCAACTCTATGGTGTGGATCGCTTATGTGAAGTAGTTCGTCAACATGTAGAGGAATCGGCAAGTAGCATTCGGCAGGCAGTTATTGATGATTTGAGATCGCATATTGGCACACAAAAAATCTATGACGACATCACATTGCTAGTTCTCAAACAAAAATAA
- a CDS encoding 1,9-bis(guanidino)-5-aza-nonane synthase — translation MKRELLKQTVEHIDIKAFDVVGLVDAMANTAFQGRNLGRAARIYDNMIQDKDCAIILCLAGSLFSAGLKGVIYDLIVNNMVDMIVSTGANIVDQDFFEALGFRHYVGDTFADDTVLRENAIDRIYDTYIDEDELRVCDMTIAEIANSLPPRAYSSREFIHEMGAYLDKNAKNRHSVVLAAYEHQVPIFVPAFSDCSAGFGLVHHQWNSPEEHVSIDSVKDFRELTQCKLASPHTGLFMIGGGVPKNFAQDTVVAAELLGFDAAMHKYAVQITVADERDGALSGSTLKEAHSWGKVDIVQEQMVFSEATVALPLIAGYVYGKKNWCDRAPRQLAQVFNKPSVTSFSNIPTPVSV, via the coding sequence ATGAAACGCGAACTACTTAAACAGACTGTTGAACATATTGACATCAAGGCTTTTGATGTTGTGGGATTGGTTGATGCAATGGCAAATACCGCTTTTCAAGGACGTAATCTTGGACGCGCGGCTCGTATTTACGACAACATGATCCAAGATAAGGATTGTGCAATCATCCTATGTTTAGCAGGTTCTTTATTTAGTGCAGGACTTAAGGGAGTCATCTACGATCTGATCGTCAACAACATGGTAGACATGATTGTCTCTACAGGCGCAAATATCGTTGATCAAGACTTCTTTGAGGCTCTCGGCTTCCGTCACTATGTGGGTGATACCTTCGCAGATGATACGGTACTCCGCGAAAATGCGATCGATCGCATCTATGACACCTACATCGACGAAGACGAACTGCGCGTTTGCGACATGACGATCGCGGAAATTGCGAATTCTCTTCCTCCTCGTGCTTACTCCTCTCGCGAATTTATCCATGAAATGGGGGCATATCTAGATAAGAATGCCAAAAATCGTCACTCTGTCGTTTTGGCAGCTTATGAGCATCAAGTTCCTATCTTCGTTCCTGCCTTCAGTGATTGCTCCGCAGGTTTTGGCTTAGTACATCATCAGTGGAATTCTCCCGAAGAGCATGTCAGCATTGACTCGGTAAAGGATTTCCGTGAATTGACTCAATGCAAGTTGGCAAGCCCTCACACTGGTCTATTCATGATCGGTGGTGGTGTTCCTAAGAACTTCGCTCAAGATACTGTCGTTGCCGCAGAATTGCTCGGATTCGATGCAGCAATGCACAAGTATGCAGTCCAAATCACTGTTGCTGATGAACGTGATGGCGCTCTATCAGGTTCTACTTTGAAAGAAGCACATTCTTGGGGCAAAGTAGATATCGTCCAAGAGCAGATGGTGTTCTCGGAAGCAACTGTAGCTCTACCTCTGATTGCAGGCTATGTCTATGGGAAGAAGAACTGGTGCGATCGCGCTCCTCGTCAGTTAGCCCAAGTTTTCAACAAGCCATCTGTTACTAGTTTCAGTAATATTCCTACTCCTGTTAGCGTATAG